Genomic window (Ostrea edulis chromosome 9, xbOstEdul1.1, whole genome shotgun sequence):
TCATGTTGAAAAGCAAAACaacaacccccaaccccccaaaaaaacccagCATTGTTATTGACTAAAAACTCAGTCTGAGAACTAGAACACATAAACCAGTGCAATGCATATTACATACACAGACAAGTTCCCACTCTGTTAGAAATGTTAACCAGATGAAGGCCTAGCTCTTCTCTCaattaaatgtatatgtatatgtaaaacacaATTATCTAAACCTTTTCAACAAATAGAAATGGAGCATTAAatttgctttcattttcatAGAATAGCGCTAGTGAGATGGTGATAAGCAGCGTATCTGACATCTGTCCAAGGGGTCACACAATGAGGTTAAGCATAGTTCACACGTATTCCCTCATTTGCACTTCACAGTTGAGGTGAATGTGGATAAATTAGAATTTTTGCATACGCATAATATAAAATGCATACTCCAGTATTTTTGTACTCGTGACCATTTTGAATGGCAGAGAAGTGAGTCACGGGCCATAAAGCCATCAGTCCGTTGTATATAAAAGCTTGAGGAGATCCGTGGACTGGCAGAGCACTCTTTGGTCTCCGGGACAGGTAATTCTGACTTTAACTGTAGCTATTGATTCACTAAATCTGATTTTAGAAGTAATTCACAATATTggtaaattatcaaaattatatcATAATTACAAACGTTATGCCTTGCCTggtttattttatatttaattcttaTAGCAAATTATTTTCAACACTATATATTGGTAGTAAACTACGAGTCATTACCAATAACAATGTTTTCTGTATTTGTCTACAATGATTTATTAAAGAATTTGATTAATATGCTTATTGAATACTTAAGAAAAAAATGTTCGACTAGTTTAATTCACAACTCGCACCATCAGtaagattacatgtatttggaacTGAAGTTGTAATTTTACTGATGCAATTACAACAGATCATTGTGTTTCCTCTCATTTTTTCTTAGATTATGTCGGAATAATATCAAAGGAGGTTCTTGTACAATTTTTGCAGTAcatagcatttttaaaaatatgaaatcagCTTTCTTGGTTTGAAACTGTTATGGCAATATCTAATATGTTATTTTTGATAAACTGAAAATGTGAAAGCACCTTTAATTCGAAGAGGTTAAAATGGGTTTACTTTTATCTACATATGACTGCATTGATAGGGACTCATGTACCACTTTGATTTTACCAAACCCATGGAATGGATTTCCTTGTCAATTTGTCCCCAAAATTGTATGGTACTGCATGACTTTGGAAGTCACAATTCTGAAATAATGAATTTGTACTTTTCAGATAGTTTGCCACCATGCGACTGTTTATCCTACTTTCAATTGTCGGCTGCACATATGCCACCTACTATAGTAGTGGTGGATACGGCGGCGGCGGTGGTGGATACGGCGGCGGTCGATACGGCGGTGGTGGATACGGCGGTGGTGGATACGGCGGTGGTGGTGGTGGATACGGCGGAGGTGGATACGGCGGAGGTGGATATGGAGGAGGTGGATATGGAGGAGGTGGATATGGAGGTGGTGGATATGGTGGAGGCGGATACGGAGGTGGGGGATACGGTGGTAGAGGAGGCGGAATCGTCATCGTAGGAGGCAAAGGAGGATACGGAGGTGGGGGATACGGCGGAGGAAGAAGAGGTGGCTTCGTCGGTGGATTTGTTGGCGGTAGAGGTGGAGGCGGATACGGTGGAGGCGGATACGGTGGAGGCGGATTTATAGGAGGTGGAATGAAAGGTGGATACGGTGGAGGTGGATACGGTGGAGGTGGATACGGTGGCGGCGGATACGGAGGCGGCGGATACGGTGGAGGTGGATACGGTGGCGGCGGATACGGAGGCGGCGGATACGGTGGAGGTGGATACGGTGGATACGGTGGCGGCGGATACGGTGGAGGTGGATTTGGAGGAAAATGTAAGTGCAGTCATAATGATTAACTAATCTCTCATAAAATTCCATTTTTGAGCTatcttgaatgcaaatgttTCAAAAACTATTTTTCATTAAGGTGTTTCACTATCCTATGGCGtgataagatt
Coding sequences:
- the LOC125676254 gene encoding acanthoscurrin-2-like, with the translated sequence MRLFILLSIVGCTYATYYSSGGYGGGGGGYGGGRYGGGGYGGGGYGGGGGGYGGGGYGGGGYGGGGYGGGGYGGGGYGGGGYGGGGYGGRGGGIVIVGGKGGYGGGGYGGGRRGGFVGGFVGGRGGGGYGGGGYGGGGFIGGGMKGGYGGGGYGGGGYGGGGYGGGGYGGGGYGGGGYGGGGYGGGGYGGYGGGGYGGGGFGGKCKCSHND